The following are from one region of the Rhodopirellula sp. P2 genome:
- a CDS encoding IS91 family transposase, protein MPTVAEALRQFAPAYLQQHADSISVAEDKVLGAITRCRTGALGGVHYQCGGCGSDHWVGRSCGNRHCPNCGHEKTQAWIETQSAKLMPVHHFLVTFTVPREIGLVLRVHQRDGYRCLFDASSQSIRDVGAATKSLKGCQLGFFGVLHTWGRDPAVYHPHVHYVVPGGGVKLDEQGNAESWQSTPENFLFHHGTLIRVYKAKLADELRAAGLYDQVDRETWTKDFVVDIQAVGHGVPTLKYLAPYVHRVAINDSRIIDVNSETVTYQIRRKGNVVQNKEVAGEEFVGDFLQHVLPTNFMKIRHYGWMSGNSKVKVEEVKWLVWLMLGWTFWLGSGYAPQVEPLTAPMKCRLCGGIMRAIEVSYTSLSSQGIRPEHGLTYYDSG, encoded by the coding sequence ATGCCCACGGTTGCGGAGGCTCTTCGGCAATTCGCACCGGCATACCTGCAGCAACACGCCGATTCGATCTCGGTCGCCGAAGATAAAGTTCTTGGCGCGATCACTCGTTGTCGCACCGGTGCACTGGGTGGTGTTCACTACCAGTGCGGCGGTTGCGGAAGCGATCACTGGGTCGGACGTTCGTGTGGCAATCGGCACTGCCCAAACTGCGGTCACGAGAAGACGCAGGCTTGGATTGAAACGCAGTCTGCCAAGCTGATGCCGGTTCATCACTTCTTGGTCACTTTCACGGTGCCCCGGGAGATCGGCTTGGTGCTGCGCGTTCACCAACGTGACGGCTACCGATGCTTGTTCGATGCCAGCAGTCAGAGCATTCGCGATGTGGGCGCGGCAACCAAGAGCCTGAAAGGATGCCAGCTTGGATTCTTCGGCGTGCTGCACACCTGGGGCCGTGACCCGGCGGTCTATCATCCGCACGTTCACTATGTCGTTCCTGGCGGCGGAGTGAAACTGGATGAGCAAGGCAATGCCGAATCATGGCAGAGCACACCGGAGAACTTCTTGTTCCATCACGGCACGCTGATCCGCGTCTACAAAGCGAAGCTGGCCGATGAGCTTCGTGCCGCTGGGCTGTATGACCAAGTCGATCGCGAGACTTGGACGAAAGACTTCGTCGTCGACATCCAGGCGGTCGGGCACGGCGTTCCAACGCTGAAGTACCTGGCACCGTACGTTCATCGAGTCGCGATCAACGACAGCCGGATCATCGATGTCAACTCAGAAACGGTGACGTACCAAATTCGTCGCAAGGGAAACGTGGTTCAGAACAAAGAGGTTGCCGGCGAAGAGTTCGTGGGCGACTTCTTGCAGCACGTGTTGCCGACGAACTTCATGAAGATTCGTCATTACGGGTGGATGAGCGGCAACAGCAAGGTGAAGGTCGAGGAGGTGAAGTGGTTGGTGTGGCTGATGCTTGGCTGGACTTTCTGGCTGGGCAGTGGCTACGCGCCACAGGTTGAACCACTGACCGCACCGATGAAGTGTCGCCTGTGCGGCGGGATCATGCGAGCGATTGAGGTCAGCTACACATCGTTGTCGTCGCAGGGCATCCGTCCCGAGCATGGGCTGACTTACTACGACAGTGGGTAA